The stretch of DNA ATCACCGTGGGCTTCACCGAAAGCAGCCCTTCCGACGAAAGTGCGCGCAAATATCCGATATTCGGATGATCCTTGAGGGCGGCTGTGGGATAGAGGCTCGTCGTGTCGACCGCCACGATGTTCTTCTCAAGCCCGAGCGCATAAAGCACTTCGGTGACCGATCCACCTGCAGACACCGTGCGCGAGACATCGGTGACATCCACCTGGCGCCCGCGCCCATCGGTGATGGTCTCGGCACCCGCCGGTCCAATCAATGTGCCCGCGAGCATCCCCATGCCAAGCAGCATCGCTCGGCCAAACCGCAATTGCTCCTTCAACCCCATCGCGCGACCCCTGTTCGAAATCTGTAGTTGTCCTGCTCACTTGTTCAGGACAAGCTTGCCCTGCTTAGTGACGCGCAGGGTGTAAATCTCATCGCGATGTGCGATGAGCGCACTGCTCTGGCCGCAGAATATGGCGTCCGAGGGAATCACTCGCCGGCCCCTCCCGAGGGCATCCGCGTGCCCCTCCAATGACGGAATCGTCTCGGGCTGACCGGATTTTTCCTCTGTCATCGTCACTCAAACCTTTCAACGAGGCACCTGCTCCTGTGCCGGAGAATTGTTGACTTTAATAGTCGACTTCTAATAGAACGCAAGTCACAAGCTTGGGGCGGGGCCTCCAGTTTGCATGCCAGCCAAAGATCGATGGGTCGAGTAGCCAGCGGACCAGGACGCTTCGGTGGAAGCAATGTGTCGGTTCGGAGGGGGTTGAACCATGGGTAATCGGCTGGCGTGGCTACGCCGCGCGATGATGGCGGGTGTTGCCCTGGCCGCGGTGACGGCCACGGCCAAAGCGCAGGAAGCGGGGCAAGTTGCGGGACCAG from Rhodoligotrophos sp. CJ14 encodes:
- a CDS encoding hemin uptake protein HemP, with protein sequence MTEEKSGQPETIPSLEGHADALGRGRRVIPSDAIFCGQSSALIAHRDEIYTLRVTKQGKLVLNK